The proteins below come from a single Aerosakkonema funiforme FACHB-1375 genomic window:
- a CDS encoding DUF4212 domain-containing protein, which translates to MEQDKHQAYWRANTALIRNLLIVWALVSIVFSILLVEPLNAVRLGGVPLGFWMAQQGSIFVFVALIFIYAVQMDKLDRKHDIDE; encoded by the coding sequence ATGGAGCAAGACAAACATCAAGCTTATTGGCGTGCAAACACAGCTTTAATCCGAAATCTGCTGATTGTTTGGGCGTTAGTGTCAATCGTCTTTAGTATCCTGCTAGTTGAGCCGTTAAACGCCGTGCGTCTCGGTGGCGTTCCGCTCGGCTTTTGGATGGCCCAACAGGGATCGATTTTCGTCTTCGTGGCGCTGATTTTCATCTACGCTGTGCAGATGGACAAACTAGACCGCAAACACGATATCGATGAGTGA
- a CDS encoding SDR family NAD(P)-dependent oxidoreductase: MNVQGKTALVTGASRGIGRAIAIELAKQGVKRLLLVARDSQKLAEVAAEIEKLGVKTVTLALDLSQMVEVNIAIAQAWRDYGPIHLLVNCAGVAHQSPFLKSPLPNVQQEIAINLMGMYTMTRLVARRMAAQQEGTIVNVSSLMGKIAAPTMATYSATKFAIVGFTQALRGELAQHNIKVIALLPSLTDTDMVRDLQWFRWVVPMTTQKVAKALIDGLHKESPEILVGWQSYLAVWCQRFAPWLLESVLVMAAPLSKDRQKRYRRLKQA; encoded by the coding sequence ATGAACGTACAAGGAAAAACGGCTCTAGTTACTGGGGCTTCCCGTGGAATTGGAAGAGCGATCGCGATCGAATTAGCCAAACAAGGAGTGAAACGCTTGTTATTGGTAGCACGCGATTCCCAAAAGTTAGCAGAAGTTGCCGCAGAAATTGAAAAGTTGGGAGTAAAAACCGTAACGTTAGCGTTAGATTTATCGCAAATGGTAGAGGTGAATATTGCGATCGCCCAAGCGTGGCGAGATTACGGCCCTATTCATCTTTTAGTCAACTGTGCGGGAGTTGCACACCAATCGCCTTTCTTGAAATCTCCATTGCCGAACGTGCAGCAAGAAATCGCGATTAACTTAATGGGAATGTACACCATGACTCGTCTCGTAGCGAGAAGGATGGCTGCACAACAAGAAGGTACAATTGTTAACGTTTCCAGCTTAATGGGTAAAATTGCCGCACCCACAATGGCTACCTATTCTGCTACTAAATTTGCCATTGTCGGATTCACCCAAGCTTTGCGCGGCGAACTCGCTCAACACAATATCAAAGTGATAGCTTTGCTACCATCTTTAACAGATACCGATATGGTGCGAGATCTGCAATGGTTTAGATGGGTAGTGCCTATGACTACCCAAAAAGTAGCGAAAGCACTTATCGACGGATTGCATAAGGAATCCCCGGAAATTCTGGTGGGATGGCAAAGTTATTTAGCCGTGTGGTGCCAACGTTTTGCACCTTGGTTATTGGAGAGCGTTTTAGTGATGGCTGCGCCACTATCTAAGGATAGACAGAAACGCTATCGACGATTGAAACAAGCTTAA